From the genome of Gorilla gorilla gorilla isolate KB3781 chromosome 4, NHGRI_mGorGor1-v2.1_pri, whole genome shotgun sequence, one region includes:
- the EIF1 gene encoding eukaryotic translation initiation factor 1 encodes MSAIQNLHSFDPFADASKGDDLLPAGTEDYIHIRIQQRNGRKTLTTVQGIADDYDKKKLVKAFKKKFACNGTVIEHPEYGEVIQLQGDQRKNICQFLVEIGLAKDDQLKVHGF; translated from the exons ATGTCCGCTATCCAGAACCTCCACTCTTTCG acccCTTTGCTGATGCAAGTAAGGGTGATGACCTGCTTCCTGCTGGCACTGAGGATTATATCCATATAAGAATTCAACAGAGAAACGGCAGGAAGACCCTTACTACTGTCCAAGGGATCGCTGATGATTACGATAAAAAGAAACTAGTGAAGGCGTTTAAGAAA AAGTTTGCCTGCAATGGTACTGTAATTGAGCATCCGGAATATGGAGAAGTAATTCAGCTACAGGGTGACCAACGCAAGAACATATGCCAGTTCCTCGTAGAG attgGACTGGCTAAGGACGATCAGCTGAAGGTTCATGGGTTTTAA